Part of the Ignavibacterium album JCM 16511 genome, ATATTGGAATCTCTCTCAAAGATTTAATTATTTTCAATCCTGATTTTTCTCCGGATAAAGAAATATCCATAAGTATTAAGTCAAAACGATTTGAAATAGCTGAGCTGAAAAACTCTGATTCTGATTTGCAGGTTAATACATTGAAATATCTGGAAAGAAGAGTTGTTAAAAACTTTAAGTTCTCTGTTTCGTCTTCAACAACAAGAACCGAATATTTTTTATTGCCCCCAATCATAAAGGTAAAATAATTATATGTACGGGCTGAAAAAGCTGCCTGATTTTTTAATTCAGGCAGCTCAATAATTATTTTTTCTTTAGTAAACTCTTAATCTGATCGACATAAACTGTTTTCGGAACAAGACCAACATGAGAATCGACGATATTGCCCTTCTGATCAATTATAAAAGAAGTTGGGATAGCATTTATTCCACCATAATCTTTTACAACTTTTTCATCCCCTAAAACAACAGGATAATTAATTTTATAATTTTCAATGAAAGGTTTTAAATCTTTAATTGTGTTCTGCTGATCCAGAGAAATTCCGATTACTACAAGATCTTTCTTAAATTCATCCTGAAGTGAAATCAAATCAGGAATTCCCTTGCGACAAGGTGGACACCAGGTTGCCCAGAAATCAACAATCACAACTTTACCTCGGAAGTCCGATAGCTTTACTTCTTTACCTTCAAGAGTTTTAAGTTTAAAATCGGCAGCTTTTTTATCACTTGCCGAAGTTATAACTGAGTTATCATTCAAAGATTTTGCTTCGGTATTATTTTTTACTTGAGAAGTAAAAATCACAGCTAAAAGTAAGAAAGCTAAAATGAGAATTTTTTTCATCTTCTGATATCCTTTACTTATTTGAGTTTAATGTTTTTTCAGTTTGTGGTTTATATCCGGGTGGATATGGTCCTTCTTTAGGCTCTTCTCTTGTGTTATTAACAATAAAGAAATATAAAAGAATCAAAAGCACAAGTACTGTCCAAAATCGACTTCTGTTTTTTTTATCGCTCCACCAGGATTTCTTCTCAACTACCTGCGAACCAATTTTTCGCTCTTTATTTTGGTTTTTGTTTTGCTTTGCCATTTACATTTAATATGATGATTATTTAATATTTTGGTTGCGTAATTTAATAATAATCTGCTTTATGAAAAGGTAAAATTTGGTAATCAATCAAATACTGGTTGAAAAAATGTGACTGCTGTAGGCTTTTAATTCGATGTACAGACCTCTTTCATTGATTTCTTCAACACTTCTCTCATAACTGACTGAGTTAAGAATGTCATTAAGATTTATAATCATTTTATTTTCAGGTGCTTTAAATTTTACACGACATCTTGATGTTGTATTCGCATAATTTACTGCAACAATGAAAAGATGATTTTCGTACTTCCATTGCCAGATTAAAATATTTTCAAAGCTATAATCCGAAGGAGCTGCAGGAATTGGATCAAGCATAATCCATTCTCCTTTTCTGAAAGCAGAGTGTTTTGTTATTCTCAGCAATTTATAATAATAATTCTTAATTCTGTCATCTTCTTTCTCAAAAGGTTCACGACCAAGTTGCACAGGTAATTTGGTTTTCTTTCCTTCAAATTGTCCATCGTAATAAAGAATCATTCCCTGAATAGTGCTTATAATAGTTGCAGCGGCAAGTGACTTATCTTTCCCGAATTTTGCTGCTGCTCTGTCTTCATCGTGATTTTCTATAAATCTTACCGACTTCTGCTGAAATTCTTTTTCTGCATGAAGATGATCTTTTACACTTTTTATATCATTGCCTGCCAGACGGTCAAGTAATCGTTTATCGTATGTAAAATCAAATCCCAATTGCTGCAATTGCCATTCAAGATCCCAGTAAGCTTCGGCTATAAAGATAAATTCCGGTTTATGGGATTTTACTGCATTTATTGCCTCAGACCAGAATTCATTTTCAGGTTTTTCGAAACCATATTTTTTAAGAGCACCAATCCAGGTATTGTAAAAAATATTATTCAGAGAAAGCATTGCCATATCGCATCTGACGCCATCAGATAATGAAGAAATTTTATGCAAGGTTTCAATAAGAAAATTTCTTGCTTCATTACTATAGAAATTTATCTGAATTGTATCTTTCCATGGTGGAAATAATGGATCCCTGCCATGAGCAAAATATTCTTTTGAGTTATAAGGAGATTTGAAAAATGTGTAAGGATCGTTTCTGAAAAGATATTCATCAGCAGGAAGAAAAATTTCTTTTTTCTCTTTAACTAAACATGACCCAATACTCAGATGATTGCTGACAAAATCAAGAATTAATTTAATTCCTTTTTTGTTTAATCTTTCTCTGAGTTGCAATATCTCAGCTTCAGAGCCAAGCTCAGGATTTATTTCATAACAATCAATAGAATAAGGAGAACCGATAACATCTTCGGTTTTCCAGTCTTTAAGTGCATTCGTATATGAATTCACAAGGTCCGGTTCGAAACAGTATTGAGCGACAATATCTTTATTAGTTTTCCATATTCCCATCAGCCAGATGTAATCAAAGCCGAGGTCTTTCCATTCATCAATCTGTGATTCAGAAATTTCTGCAACTGAGGTGAGCTTCTTTTTCTTTAACCAGACTCTCGTATTTATTTCCAGTATTCTTGGATTGTTGTAATTCATATCAAAAAATTTTTTACATTCAAAAATAACTAATTATCAATCGAATAAATGTGAAGTAAAATAAAATTACATAACGAATATTTTTCCTGTAATAATTACAAATGTTTGTCATACTCAAATTATTATTACAATTTTACATCAAGCGGTAAAATTATTCTTCCAATTACACTCATTTTATTCTTGTTTTTTTCTGATAATACTAAAAAGTTTGTAAGCAACTCAAAATCAGTTATTGCCGGATAATTTTCAGAGACAAATTATTTTTACTCTAATGGTATGATACTTGTCTAAACAGTTACCTGAAAAAGTATTTTTCCGGTGATTTTTTTGTAAGGAAAAAAATATTCTTAAAACATATTAGAGGAGAAAGATGGTAACTCAAACTATTAAACCACCAAAAGACAACACAAGAGATTTCTTGAATCCCGACATTACAAATAATGAGTTGGAAAGAGAACTCGAAGAATATACAAAGTCTGCTGTGAGGAACATTCAGTTTGCTGTTGTATTCAAACCGGCACTAATTTCATTTGCTGCATTAATACTTTCATTCTTTCTAGATTTATCAACTGTCCCAGTTCTTGGTAATGTGACTGTGGACTTAGCCCGTGCATTATTTCCTACCTGGCAACCCGCACAGGAAACTATTTCGCCATACAGTTTCTGGTGGCTTCCTGTTCTAACTTATGCATTTTTTGTTTTTATGGCTTTTCTTGCTTTCAACAAATTAAAACTTGAAATTATCAGAACACCCGCAAGTGCTACAATAGACAGGATTATTAATTCTTACACAAGCGTTATTGACAGTATCTCAACTGCATTGCCTCTAATTGGTGCAGCCATTCTTCTTATAAGCATTAAACTTGGTGAAGAAATATTCCTTGGTCTTTCAGTACCGTTTGAAGTTAAAGCATTGATAGTTCTTGCAATTGGAAAATTGTTTGAACCTGTTTTAGATCAGCTTGGTGTAGAATTTCAGAATGTGGTAAATCATGTTGAAGATATTCGGGAAAAATATTTTTCAAGGATTCAGATAGAGAATTCAAAAAATTTAATGAAGCAATTAAATCAGGTTGCTGGTGGAAATAATGCCGGTGCAGCCAATCTTTCAATTGCCGATCTTGAAAAATACAAACTTCTTGTTGAGCATTCTGCAAAACTGAGCGAGATTATGCATAAGAATTTTGCTTCAATATCTATGCTTGCAGAAAAAATTAATCAGATTGATACTGTAAGCAGTCAGAAAATTCAGGAATTAAGTACACTTGCAAATTCAATTCAACAGGCAAGTAGTTCTTTGTCAGATGAAAAAACATTAACAGGATTAAAATATCTCGAATCAATTGTGGTTAAGAAATAAGAGCGTAAAATGATTAACAAAAACAGAGATAGTAAATTCGTTATTTACCAGGTGCTTTACATTTTCGTTATTACAGTTCTTGCACTTAAAGGTGCAGACTTAGATTTACGTCGTGTTGCTCTTGAAGAAGAAACCGTTGATAAGAAAGTAAGAGATTCACTTGTAACATTAATCGATTCTTTATATGCACTTGGTTTAAAGTTCGACATAAAGATTGATCAGAATCTCCCGGTTGAAAATGAAGAGTTAAAGAAAAAACTTGCATCGCTTAATGAAAAGCTTCAACAGGTTCAAACTAAACTTCAGGAATTGCCTCCACCAAAAGAAGAGGAAGAACCTGTTGTTGAAGAACAGACTTTAATGCCAATGCCAATATCCAATAAACAAACTTTTATTCAATATACTTGGAATGTTGCATCAAATACGGGCAGTGTACCTGTAGAAATCTATGACCCAAGAGACAGAAGTAAACCAATTATTGTAATTCCTGCCGGTCAGGAACGAAAATTTGATTTGACAGATCAGAGTGAAGTGATCGTAAAATTCGGTTCTCAGGAAGACAGAATAAAAGTTGTTCCGAATAAACCACCTGAAATAAAAATTGAAAAAGTTACTACAAAAATGAATGCGCGGGATATTTATGTTCAGGAATTGCAGAGAATAACAGTCTTCAAAGTTACAGTAATTGATAACCGACCGGATCAATTGAAAATTACATGGAACGGACCAATAAGTGTTTCCGGTCCGGTAAAAGATAGCAACGGAAATTTAATCTACAATGTTTCACTTAAAATTGCCTCAACATTATCGGCATTTGACGATTGGCTGGATAAAAACGGAAACCTTAGAGAGTCAGACGGAAGATATAAGGTAAACTTTTTCTTCACTGCTGTCGATGATAGAACTAAAGACCGTGTTCAGGTTGGTGATTCATTTTTCTTTACAGATTTTTCAAAATAATCAGGTATAACTTATATGAAAAAAACTGTTCTGATTTCTGCTGTACTGTTTTTAGTATCATCTTTCTTTCTGAGTTTGTCATTTGCTCAGCAGGAAGATGAACAAATCAGGTATTATCAGATGGAGCCGCTTGATGATAGCTTGTTTATACAGATTCAGGAAGCTCTGTTTATTGATCCGCCTGATCCTAAAGCAGAAATTATAGTTGACCTGAGAGATGCTAACAATCAAACTATTTCAATTAAGGGCGCATTATATCCATTGCTCGCATTACCTCCCGAGATGCGTGCAAGAATTATAACCTATCCGTTCAAAATAAATCTGGAAGAAGATATTCATTATGCAAGTGTATTTACTCGTGTAGTTGAAAAGATCAGATTTGGTAAAGTGCTTCAGCCACCAACCAAGACTCAGATTTCTCCGACTCTTGGATATATAAATCCTTTTCTGCAACTTCAAGGCGGAGAAAGACTTGGAGTATCATTAAAACAGGATGTTGGTTTATCATTCGGAATTGGAACTCCTTATTCTGGTCCGCTTGAAACAAACTTCTTTGAAGCTAACTTCCATATTCTTGGTGTGCGTGCAGGAATATTCAGTCATATTGACGCAATGATTGAACCAATAAAAGAACAAAATCATAACAATCTGATTTTCAGCGAAGGGTTCCATATTTCATATACAATTCCTTTCGGAAACTTTTTTGAATTCGGTTATCTCAAGGCAACAACGAAAATCGGAACTGCAAAGTATAACAGTTATATCAAAGAATCAGAAGGAACAATTGTTTATAACGATGATGGCTCTGTTAAATATCAGGCAAGAGTTATTCACGATGAACAATCATTTCTTAATTGGGAATTCAGATATCCTGTTTCAATACTCGGTTCAACGAGAGGAAAAATTTATGTTGCCCAATACCTTGATGAATGGCATTTTGGTTTTGGATTCAGAGAAATGTCACTTGCCGGAAGCACATTCGATTTAGCATTTGATGGCATGCCTGGTGGCAAATACAGACAACCTCAATATAACATTACTCTGCTTGTGCAAAAGATAATGGAAGGTTGGGGATTCAGTGCATTTGCCATTGGTCCTGCCGCAAGTATCTCACGAACCGATGCAGGAAGTATTGGCTTTACAAAAATATTTGTGAATCTCAGATTCAAGCTCGGAACATCATTCTGATTTAATTTCTTAAAGTATTCTTTTTTACCCCGTTTCTAAACGGGGTTTTTTATTTAAGTTTGTCTGAAAAAATTTTTAGATTATGAAAGAATCAATTATACTCTGGACAGGTACAGTCATTATCGTTTTTCTATTATCTTACTTTAAATCGGTTTTCGGAGAATACTATCCTATAACGGGAACATTTTCTATTGATGGACAGAAAATTTCATATAAACTTGATAAAATCGAATTCGGAGATTTCTATAAGTTAATAATACGAACCGATTATGAAAATCTGGAAGGACAAGTGATAATAAATTCAGAAAAAGTGAAAAATTACACAATCAAATTGAATGAGGATGATAGAATTTTATTTGCAGAAATCAGAAAAAAGGATGTTGGAAATAATTTCAATTACTCATTGATTCTAAATGGTAAGGACAAAGTTTATCGCATTCCAAATGAAGGCGAAGTCAAATTTGTCTTATTCGGGAAAATTCCAAAGATGCTTAATTGGTTATATGTTTTGTTTCTTTATTCAGGTTTGATACTTATAATTAGGTCCGGACTGGAACAATTCAAAACTAACAGACGAACAAAAAATTTTCTGGTAATTACATCAATTGTATTGCTCACATTTACTATGATGATAAACCCTTTATATCTTTCTTATAAGTTTGAATATATAAACAAATCAATCCCACCGATACAAAATCTTTTCCCTATTAATTTTTTGTTTATCACTTTACTTTGGATCGGAGTTACAATTTATGTATTCACAAAAAGAAAAGACAAACCAATGGTGTTATTTACTTCAATTATCTGTTTACTTATCTATCTTTTTACTTAAGGATATCAAGAACTTTTGGATGCAGTTTTGGTGTAGCTGCAATTATGCTATTCCCTTTAATAGGATCATTACCACTATAATCAGTTATAATTCCACCTGCTCCTTTAATAACAGGAATTAGAGCCATTGTATCCCATACTGACATAATCGGGTCAATCATAATATCGGCAAAACCTGTTGCTACTAAGTAATAGCCGTAACAATCACCCCAGTTTCTGTAAAGCCAAACGGACTCAATCAATTTATTGAACTTATCGGCATTTTGATATTTTTTTATATTCAGATGATCAGTTGTCAGAAGAACAGCTTCGGATAGATTTTCTTTTTCGGTAACGCGAACTTTTTTTCCATTCAAAAGGCAAATATTGTTATCACCGATCAGGAATTCATTTAGGATGGGATGATTTATCACACCAATAACAGGTTCATTTTTATAAAGCAAAGCGATTAAAGTCCCGAAAGACATAGCACCACAAATAAAACTTTTAGTGCCGTCTATTGGATCCAAAACCCAGACAAAATCAGCACCAGATTTCTCATTACCGAACTCTTCGCCAATTATCCCGTGATCCGGAAATTCCTTGTATATTAAATTACGCATCAGTTCTTCCGCCTTTTTATCAGCAATGGTAACAGGCGAAAGGTCGGCTTTATTTTCAATATTCAAAGGATATCTGAAATATTTTCGAATTATCTCGGCACTTCTATCTGCGAGTAATTTGCAAAAGGGTTGAAATTCTTTAAGAAAGTTCATGATTTAACCAATTAAATTTCTTTGGCTGAAAAAATAAGTATTCATATATTTGAAGCCCAAATTAAAGAATAGTTCTTACAAAATTTTGCAATCCGAATTTTACTTCCAAACATTGCTGGAGAGGTGGCAGAGTGGTTGAATGCGGCGGTCTTGAAAACCGTTGAGGATGCAAGTCCTCCGGGGGTTCGAATCCCTCCCTCTCCGCAAATATGTATTTTACTTATATTATTAAAAGTCTTAAGACCAATAAGTTTTATTTTGGTCATACTCAGAATCTCTTTGAGAGACTGAATAATCACAATAGAGGGAAGGTCAGATTTACTAAACCTTTCAGACCCTGGGTTATTCATTATTTTGAGTCCTTTCAAACTCGTTCAGATGCCTAACCTTTCAAAAATTAATAATAAAAATTCATTTGATTGCTTGTGGAAATAATTGAACAGAATTTATATGTTTATTGTAACAATTTTTCTAGGTTTGAATGAGCAACCCAAAACATAATTCATCAACAATCTAAAACCAATCTATGAGGCAAATATGAAAAAAGTATTTATAGCATTTTTAGT contains:
- a CDS encoding response regulator; its protein translation is MIGGNKKYSVLVVEDETENLKFLTTLLSRYFNVLTCKSESEFFSSAISNRFDLILMDISLSGEKSGLKIIKSLREIPIFKTIPIICLSAHIAESDKIEALEAGANYYLRKPVQNKILIDTILNLLGQDNKSSIQ
- a CDS encoding GIY-YIG nuclease family protein, whose product is MYFTYIIKSLKTNKFYFGHTQNLFERLNNHNRGKVRFTKPFRPWVIHYFESFQTRSDA
- a CDS encoding alpha-amylase family glycosyl hydrolase, encoding MNYNNPRILEINTRVWLKKKKLTSVAEISESQIDEWKDLGFDYIWLMGIWKTNKDIVAQYCFEPDLVNSYTNALKDWKTEDVIGSPYSIDCYEINPELGSEAEILQLRERLNKKGIKLILDFVSNHLSIGSCLVKEKKEIFLPADEYLFRNDPYTFFKSPYNSKEYFAHGRDPLFPPWKDTIQINFYSNEARNFLIETLHKISSLSDGVRCDMAMLSLNNIFYNTWIGALKKYGFEKPENEFWSEAINAVKSHKPEFIFIAEAYWDLEWQLQQLGFDFTYDKRLLDRLAGNDIKSVKDHLHAEKEFQQKSVRFIENHDEDRAAAKFGKDKSLAAATIISTIQGMILYYDGQFEGKKTKLPVQLGREPFEKEDDRIKNYYYKLLRITKHSAFRKGEWIMLDPIPAAPSDYSFENILIWQWKYENHLFIVAVNYANTTSRCRVKFKAPENKMIINLNDILNSVSYERSVEEINERGLYIELKAYSSHIFSTSI
- a CDS encoding TlpA family protein disulfide reductase, whose protein sequence is MKKILILAFLLLAVIFTSQVKNNTEAKSLNDNSVITSASDKKAADFKLKTLEGKEVKLSDFRGKVVIVDFWATWCPPCRKGIPDLISLQDEFKKDLVVIGISLDQQNTIKDLKPFIENYKINYPVVLGDEKVVKDYGGINAIPTSFIIDQKGNIVDSHVGLVPKTVYVDQIKSLLKKK
- the hisN gene encoding histidinol-phosphatase, whose translation is MNFLKEFQPFCKLLADRSAEIIRKYFRYPLNIENKADLSPVTIADKKAEELMRNLIYKEFPDHGIIGEEFGNEKSGADFVWVLDPIDGTKSFICGAMSFGTLIALLYKNEPVIGVINHPILNEFLIGDNNICLLNGKKVRVTEKENLSEAVLLTTDHLNIKKYQNADKFNKLIESVWLYRNWGDCYGYYLVATGFADIMIDPIMSVWDTMALIPVIKGAGGIITDYSGNDPIKGNSIIAATPKLHPKVLDILK